A section of the Macadamia integrifolia cultivar HAES 741 chromosome 9, SCU_Mint_v3, whole genome shotgun sequence genome encodes:
- the LOC122088229 gene encoding uncharacterized protein LOC122088229 has product MENASPGETDMDEWEYISDDGDDHGFLDIQLSKEMGFDQKDVIDMNYFICPSPTASRRVFDASRNSSGLLPRGSPNRHVPIPIRLEPPSGKNPDHEFVKDIAEVPIAMMAEKIVAPTLEGAVTGDQDMISQVFFKKLKENEFVDMKMDSPKSGNTGIKLQAELGSIQFEEKDSSILPEEQEMVKNDYSNSKIKGESNWEEGGADGFCFWKLGLSGIGTLCSVGVAAATICIFIFGSQKRQKHHQNQKFRFQIYSDDKRIKEMVNHANRLNHALSSVRGVPLARASISFGGYYDGL; this is encoded by the exons ATGGAGAACGCCTCCCCAGGAGAGACGGACATGGATGAGTGGGAATACATCTCTGATGATGGAGACGATCATGGCTTCCTTGATATCCAGCTTTCAAAGGAGATGGGTTTTGATCAGAAAGATGTGATCGACATGAATTACTTCATCTGTCCATCTCCTACTGCTTCAAGACGCGTTTTTGATGCGTCTCGGAATTCAAGTGGTCTGCTCCCTAGGGGGTCTCCTAATCGACATGTTCCGATCCCAATTCGATTGGAACCACCTTCAGGGAAGAACCCAGATCATGAATTTGTGAAAGACATCGCTGAGGTTCCGATTGCTATGATGGCTGAGAAGATCGTAGCTCCGACTCTGGAAGGAGCAGTTACAGGAGATCAAGATATGATCTCGCAAGTCTTCTTCAAGAAATTGAAGGAGAACGAATTCGTCGACATGAAAATGGACTCACCCAAGTCCGGGAATACAGGAATTAAGCTTCAAGCAGAACTCGGATCCATCCAATTTGAGGAGAAAGACTCTTCTATACTGCCAGAAGAGCAAGAAATGGTGAAGAACGATTACTCAAATTCCAAGATCAAGGGAGAGAGCAACTGGGAAGAAGGTGGCGCTGATGGGTTTTGCTTCTGGAAGTTGGGACTATCTGGGATTGGTACTCTGTGCTCTGTAGGTGTGGCTGCTGCCACTATTTGCATCTTCATCTTCGGAAGCCAAAAGAGACAAAAGCATCACCAGAACCAGAAGTTTCGTTTCCAGATCTATTCTGATGATAAG AGGATCAAAGAAATGGTTAACCATGCCAACAGACTGAATCATGCTCTTTCATCAGTGAGGGGTGTCCCCTTGGCCAGAGCTTCCATATCCTTTGGGGGTTACTATGATGGgctttag